One Lysobacter enzymogenes DNA segment encodes these proteins:
- the asd gene encoding archaetidylserine decarboxylase (Phosphatidylserine decarboxylase is synthesized as a single chain precursor. Generation of the pyruvoyl active site from a Ser is coupled to cleavage of a Gly-Ser bond between the larger (beta) and smaller (alpha chains). It is an integral membrane protein.) translates to MSLVTTLTYALPHRFLSGLARTLAYSPDPRVSRWLIDTVTEKFGVDLSEAANPDPRAYPTFNAFFTRALKPGARRAQGDARTLLMPADGRISQCGPIRAGEIFQAKGRSFTALELLGGDEAAAAPFRDGDYATVYLSPRDYHRVHMPWTGTLRETVHVPGRLFSVGPDAVRNVPRLFARNERLVCHFDADFGPMALVMVGALLVSGVETVWSGIEIPAYGDRVTTKDYRGKGIVLKRFEEMARFNYGSTVIVLLPPGVATLDAALQAETAVRLGQPLARRTR, encoded by the coding sequence GTGAGCCTCGTCACCACCCTGACCTATGCGCTGCCGCACCGCTTCCTGTCGGGCCTGGCGCGGACCCTGGCCTACTCGCCCGACCCGCGGGTGAGCCGCTGGCTGATCGACACGGTGACCGAGAAGTTCGGCGTCGACCTCAGCGAGGCGGCCAATCCCGATCCGCGCGCCTATCCGACCTTCAACGCCTTCTTCACCCGCGCGCTCAAGCCGGGCGCGCGCCGCGCGCAAGGCGACGCGCGCACCCTGCTGATGCCGGCCGACGGCCGCATCAGCCAGTGCGGGCCGATCCGCGCCGGCGAGATCTTCCAGGCCAAGGGCCGCTCGTTCACCGCGTTGGAACTGCTCGGCGGCGACGAAGCCGCGGCCGCGCCGTTCCGCGACGGCGACTACGCCACCGTGTACCTGTCGCCGCGCGACTACCACCGCGTGCACATGCCCTGGACCGGCACCCTGCGCGAGACCGTGCACGTGCCCGGCCGGCTTTTCAGCGTCGGCCCCGACGCGGTGCGCAACGTGCCGCGGCTGTTCGCGCGCAACGAGCGCCTGGTCTGCCATTTCGATGCCGACTTCGGGCCGATGGCGCTGGTGATGGTCGGCGCGCTGCTGGTGTCGGGCGTGGAAACGGTGTGGAGCGGGATCGAGATTCCCGCCTACGGCGACCGCGTCACCACCAAGGACTACCGCGGCAAGGGCATCGTCCTCAAGCGCTTCGAGGAAATGGCCCGGTTCAATTACGGCTCGACCGTGATCGTGCTGCTGCCGCCCGGCGTAGCGACGCTGGACGCCGCGCTGCAGGCCGAGACCGCCGTGCGCCTGGGCCAGCCGCTGGCCCGTCGTACCCGCTGA
- a CDS encoding lysoplasmalogenase, producing MSERGIEQARGWGAAVAVSAALAIVGAYAGGAAIWLHYAFKPATTLLIAAMVWRLGAAADTRYRRAIFAGLLLSTAGDVFLMLPGDWFVFGLASFLCAHVAYLVGLCKRARPFAAAWPFLAYAILAGAVLAVLWPDLPGALRIPVVVYVAVLAAMAAQAAAVWRRRADAAGVAAAIGGACFVFSDATLAIDRFAAPFAAAQALVLASYWAAQWWIGRSATLARS from the coding sequence ATGAGCGAACGCGGAATCGAGCAGGCGCGCGGCTGGGGCGCGGCCGTGGCGGTATCGGCTGCGCTGGCCATCGTCGGCGCCTATGCCGGCGGCGCGGCGATCTGGTTGCACTACGCGTTCAAGCCCGCGACCACTTTGCTGATCGCTGCGATGGTCTGGCGCCTGGGCGCCGCGGCCGACACGCGCTACCGCCGCGCGATCTTCGCCGGCCTGTTGCTGTCCACCGCCGGCGACGTCTTCCTGATGCTGCCCGGCGACTGGTTCGTGTTCGGCCTGGCCTCGTTCCTGTGCGCGCATGTGGCCTATCTGGTCGGCCTGTGCAAGCGCGCGCGGCCGTTCGCGGCGGCGTGGCCGTTCCTGGCCTACGCGATCCTGGCCGGCGCGGTGCTGGCGGTGCTGTGGCCGGACTTGCCGGGCGCGTTGCGCATTCCCGTGGTGGTCTACGTCGCGGTGCTTGCGGCGATGGCCGCGCAGGCCGCGGCGGTGTGGCGACGGCGCGCGGACGCGGCCGGCGTCGCGGCGGCGATCGGCGGCGCCTGTTTCGTGTTCTCGGATGCGACCCTCGCCATCGACCGCTTCGCCGCGCCGTTCGCCGCGGCGCAGGCGCTGGTGCTGGCGAGCTACTGGGCCGCGCAGTGGTGGATCGGGCGTTCGGCGACGCTGGCGCGGAGCTGA
- a CDS encoding M50 family metallopeptidase: MDAAQPHDEAPPADAAAPAMRDLSPRAQRNWGRVALAWQTLGWVLLVLILLMVASQLSHGMAAAIVLVLVPAYLSAILVHESGHWIAARRCAMAVANVGIGPLELQPRRRGLRVRLRSRRGQQRDYGGWVLAYPDPRRDLRGDAIALAWGGCAANLAVAAVCAAVALLWQDAFGRTVALLLATMHGLVGALNLLPYPVGGHSPSDGLTLWRLRRNRYEDLPGASVKRFFGHLSMGLDPNDLPPELLRRMAAEDEPMPLLLDWLAFAIALDRNDEAAAGALRQRLRERVEACPQPLRESLADLLALCELHWAFHRALWHRGGAAAAELELLNPRARWLWPLPHLAPRVRALAAALRGDAARARHWLERSRRYAENDPTPGLAAYEAGLRERVAALIDTPPRTGSQAA, from the coding sequence ATGGACGCAGCGCAGCCCCACGACGAGGCGCCGCCGGCGGACGCTGCGGCGCCGGCGATGCGCGACCTGTCGCCGCGCGCGCAGCGCAATTGGGGGCGCGTCGCCCTGGCCTGGCAAACGCTGGGCTGGGTGCTGCTGGTACTGATCTTGCTGATGGTGGCGTCGCAGCTGAGCCATGGCATGGCGGCGGCGATCGTATTGGTGCTGGTGCCGGCCTATCTGAGCGCGATACTGGTGCATGAAAGCGGGCACTGGATCGCCGCGCGCCGCTGCGCGATGGCGGTGGCCAATGTCGGCATCGGCCCGTTGGAGTTGCAACCGCGCCGGCGCGGGTTGCGCGTACGCCTGCGCTCGCGGCGCGGGCAGCAACGCGATTACGGCGGTTGGGTGCTGGCCTATCCCGACCCGCGCCGCGATTTGCGCGGCGACGCGATCGCCTTGGCGTGGGGCGGCTGCGCCGCCAACCTGGCCGTCGCAGCCGTCTGCGCAGCGGTCGCGCTGCTGTGGCAGGACGCTTTCGGCCGGACGGTCGCGCTGTTGCTGGCGACGATGCACGGCCTCGTCGGCGCGCTGAACCTGTTGCCATATCCGGTCGGCGGACATTCGCCCAGCGACGGCCTGACCTTGTGGCGGCTGCGCCGCAACCGCTACGAAGATTTGCCCGGCGCCAGCGTCAAGCGGTTTTTCGGGCATCTGTCGATGGGGCTGGACCCGAACGACTTGCCGCCGGAACTGTTGCGGCGCATGGCCGCCGAGGACGAGCCGATGCCGTTGCTGCTGGATTGGCTGGCATTCGCCATCGCCCTGGACCGCAACGACGAAGCCGCCGCGGGCGCGCTGCGCCAGCGCTTGCGCGAGCGGGTGGAGGCGTGCCCGCAACCGCTGCGCGAGTCGCTGGCCGACCTGCTGGCCTTGTGCGAACTGCATTGGGCGTTCCACCGCGCCCTGTGGCATCGCGGCGGGGCGGCCGCGGCCGAACTGGAATTGCTCAACCCGCGCGCGCGCTGGCTGTGGCCGCTGCCGCACCTGGCTCCGCGCGTGCGCGCCTTGGCCGCCGCCCTGCGCGGCGATGCCGCTCGCGCGCGTCACTGGCTGGAGCGCTCGCGGCGTTATGCCGAGAACGACCCGACCCCGGGCCTGGCCGCGTACGAAGCGGGGTTGCGCGAGCGCGTCGCGGCCTTGATCGATACGCCGCCAAGGACAGGGAGCCAGGCCGCATGA
- a CDS encoding transglycosylase SLT domain-containing protein, producing MRVPAGFRAAVAPLAAALALCSLSPQAAALSKRDQAAVDALTQRMQSAETRYQSALVKIRNADPTGRQDSDAALEDMEDVIAACLKQKGCAPTTMLAGYKRLLKANADSVANTDEDAEDAGQLDSDGLAADVPEAARAAALLSDDGQRFVKMVQYNPAVQAGIRRWLTDLRGPLMQSYDNYQYMRQLMWPEFQRAGLPEALLFGIMAKESNGRVHSTSRVGAAGPLQFMFATGKRFGLGDDGSGFDTRYDPKQSAQAAAEYLNERLGQLNNSIEMSLAAYNGGEGRALRINNASGGRNFWDESVYNQFPAETRDYVPMVVAAAWLFLHPREYGLNFAKVDNKLAQLRLSKSSSIYELTICMGGAGSRDGYMRALRNLNPRYQADSYLSAGTTLNATTRMVSLYNRWCTQGKRAELARTLVASDASSAIVRTGPLTVLPAQSAGEDGTLAFAGTSAAGVPVTVATGRPAPAPKAEPKKKATPKDYKIQRGDTLTEVAKKFSCDTRALAKANGLKAPRYAVKPGQRIKLSGCGD from the coding sequence ATGCGCGTCCCGGCAGGCTTCCGTGCGGCGGTCGCGCCGCTGGCCGCCGCGCTCGCGCTGTGCAGTCTCTCGCCGCAGGCCGCGGCGCTGTCCAAGCGCGACCAGGCCGCGGTCGACGCGCTGACCCAGCGCATGCAGTCGGCCGAAACCCGCTACCAGTCGGCCTTGGTCAAGATCCGCAACGCCGACCCGACCGGCCGCCAGGACAGCGACGCCGCGCTGGAGGACATGGAGGACGTGATCGCCGCCTGCCTCAAGCAGAAGGGCTGCGCGCCGACCACCATGCTGGCCGGCTACAAGCGCCTGCTCAAGGCCAACGCCGACTCGGTCGCCAACACCGACGAGGACGCCGAGGACGCCGGCCAGCTCGACAGCGACGGCCTCGCCGCCGACGTGCCCGAGGCCGCGCGCGCCGCGGCGCTGCTCAGCGACGACGGCCAGCGCTTCGTCAAGATGGTGCAGTACAACCCGGCGGTGCAGGCCGGCATCCGCCGCTGGCTGACCGACCTGCGCGGCCCGCTGATGCAGAGCTACGACAACTATCAGTACATGCGCCAGCTGATGTGGCCGGAGTTCCAGCGCGCGGGCCTGCCCGAGGCGCTGCTGTTCGGGATCATGGCCAAGGAATCCAACGGCCGCGTGCACTCGACCTCGCGCGTCGGCGCCGCCGGCCCGCTGCAGTTCATGTTCGCCACCGGCAAGCGCTTCGGCCTCGGCGACGACGGCTCGGGCTTCGACACCCGCTACGACCCCAAGCAGTCCGCGCAGGCCGCGGCCGAGTACTTGAACGAGCGCCTGGGCCAGCTCAACAACTCCATCGAGATGTCGCTGGCCGCCTACAACGGCGGCGAGGGCCGCGCGCTGCGGATCAACAACGCCTCCGGCGGGCGCAACTTCTGGGACGAGTCGGTCTACAACCAGTTCCCGGCCGAGACCCGCGACTACGTGCCGATGGTGGTCGCCGCCGCGTGGCTGTTCCTGCACCCGCGCGAGTACGGGCTGAACTTCGCCAAGGTCGACAACAAGCTGGCCCAGCTGCGCCTGAGCAAGTCCAGCTCGATCTACGAGCTGACCATCTGCATGGGCGGCGCCGGCAGCCGCGACGGTTACATGCGCGCGCTGCGCAACCTCAATCCGCGCTACCAGGCCGACAGCTACCTGTCCGCCGGCACCACGCTCAACGCCACCACCCGCATGGTGAGCCTGTACAACCGCTGGTGCACCCAGGGCAAGCGCGCCGAACTCGCCCGTACCTTGGTCGCCAGCGATGCCAGCAGCGCGATCGTGCGCACCGGCCCGCTGACCGTGCTGCCGGCGCAGAGCGCGGGCGAGGACGGAACGCTCGCGTTCGCCGGAACCAGCGCCGCCGGCGTGCCGGTCACCGTCGCCACCGGCCGTCCCGCGCCGGCGCCGAAGGCCGAGCCGAAGAAGAAGGCGACGCCGAAGGACTACAAGATCCAGCGCGGCGACACCCTGACCGAGGTGGCCAAGAAGTTCTCCTGCGACACCCGCGCGCTGGCCAAGGCCAACGGGCTGAAGGCGCCGCGCTATGCGGTCAAGCCGGGCCAGCGGATCAAGCTGAGCGGTTGCGGCGACTGA
- a CDS encoding helicase HerA-like domain-containing protein: protein MAPTPGDTQNDILIGKAVTTPDSGQVFLHTKLGNRHGLVAGATGTGKTVTLMTLAEGFSRQGVPVFLADVKGDVAGLAVAGAGNDKLQARLGEIGVADWAPQANPVVFWDLFGKLGHPVRTTVSEMGPTLLARILELNDTQSGVLDIVFKLADDRGLLLLDLADLRALLGLVADERKDISTSYGLVSAQSVGAIQRSLLRLEQDGGDHFFGEPALELADLMRTTPNGHGVVNVLAADSLILKPRLYSSFLLWLLSELFEQLPEVGDLDRPKLVFVFDEAHLLFDDAPAALQQRVEQVVRIIRSKGVGVYFCSQFPDDIPDNILGQLGNRVQHALRAFTPRDQKAVRTAAETFVPNPALNVAEAISKLGTGEALVSTLQDKGVPMPVERTLVAPPRCRMGAITEAERAQVRAGSPIGGKYDTQVNRESAAEMLAKRAETAAEQAKAPPAKTREQDDQEEGGFGQAVKDAVFGTKRRQGMVETMAKQTARTVGTQVGRQILRGLLGGIFGGKR from the coding sequence ATGGCCCCGACCCCCGGCGATACCCAGAACGACATCCTGATCGGCAAGGCCGTGACCACGCCCGACAGCGGGCAGGTGTTCCTGCACACCAAGCTCGGCAACCGCCACGGGCTGGTCGCCGGCGCTACCGGCACCGGCAAGACGGTGACCCTGATGACCCTGGCCGAAGGCTTCTCGCGCCAAGGCGTGCCGGTGTTCCTGGCCGACGTGAAGGGCGACGTCGCCGGCCTCGCGGTCGCCGGTGCCGGCAACGACAAGCTGCAGGCGCGGCTGGGCGAGATCGGCGTCGCCGACTGGGCCCCGCAGGCCAATCCGGTGGTGTTCTGGGACCTGTTCGGCAAGCTCGGCCACCCGGTGCGCACCACCGTCAGCGAGATGGGCCCGACCCTGCTGGCGCGCATCCTCGAACTCAACGACACCCAGTCCGGCGTGCTCGACATCGTGTTCAAGCTCGCCGACGACCGCGGCCTGCTGCTGCTCGACCTGGCCGACCTGCGCGCCCTGCTCGGCCTGGTCGCCGACGAGCGCAAGGACATCTCCACCAGCTACGGCCTGGTCAGCGCGCAGTCGGTCGGCGCGATCCAGCGCTCGCTGCTGCGCCTGGAGCAGGACGGCGGCGATCATTTCTTCGGCGAGCCGGCGCTGGAGCTGGCCGACCTGATGCGCACCACCCCCAACGGCCACGGCGTGGTCAACGTGCTCGCCGCCGATTCGCTGATCCTCAAGCCGCGCCTGTATTCGAGCTTCCTGCTGTGGCTGCTGTCGGAGCTGTTCGAGCAACTGCCCGAAGTCGGCGACCTGGACCGGCCCAAGCTGGTGTTCGTGTTCGACGAGGCCCACCTGCTGTTCGACGACGCCCCCGCGGCGCTGCAGCAACGCGTCGAGCAGGTGGTGCGGATCATCCGCTCCAAGGGCGTGGGCGTGTACTTCTGCTCGCAGTTCCCCGACGACATCCCCGACAACATCCTCGGCCAACTCGGCAACCGCGTGCAGCACGCGCTGCGCGCGTTCACGCCGCGCGATCAGAAAGCCGTGCGCACCGCCGCGGAAACCTTCGTGCCGAATCCGGCGCTGAACGTGGCCGAGGCCATTTCCAAGCTCGGCACGGGCGAGGCCCTGGTCTCGACACTGCAGGACAAGGGCGTGCCGATGCCGGTCGAACGCACCCTGGTGGCGCCGCCGCGCTGCCGCATGGGCGCGATCACCGAGGCCGAGCGCGCCCAGGTCCGCGCCGGCAGCCCGATCGGCGGCAAGTACGACACCCAGGTCAACCGCGAATCGGCCGCCGAGATGCTGGCCAAGCGCGCCGAAACCGCGGCCGAGCAGGCCAAGGCGCCGCCGGCCAAGACCCGCGAGCAGGACGACCAAGAGGAAGGCGGCTTCGGCCAGGCGGTCAAGGACGCGGTGTTCGGCACCAAGCGCCGCCAGGGCATGGTCGAGACCATGGCCAAGCAGACCGCGCGCACCGTCGGCACCCAAGTCGGCCGGCAGATCCTGCGCGGCCTGCTCGGCGGCATTTTCGGCGGCAAGCGCTGA
- a CDS encoding copper resistance protein NlpE has protein sequence MNRKLLALACLAALALSACNKPGETPAAAPAETPKAAEPAAPAEPAPAPAADAAPAAFDAAAFAGTFSGTLPCADCSGIDTKLELKADGSYALSESYQGKKDGNFKGDGTWTAEENGKRVRLDPNSKSDDDRLFEIASKDEIRMLDTEGKPIESQLNYSLKRAP, from the coding sequence GTGAATCGCAAACTGCTCGCCCTCGCCTGCCTCGCCGCGCTCGCGTTGAGCGCCTGCAACAAACCCGGCGAGACGCCCGCCGCCGCGCCGGCCGAAACGCCCAAGGCCGCCGAACCGGCCGCGCCCGCCGAACCCGCGCCGGCCCCCGCCGCCGACGCCGCCCCGGCCGCGTTCGACGCCGCCGCCTTCGCCGGCACTTTCAGCGGCACCCTGCCCTGCGCCGACTGCAGCGGTATCGACACCAAGCTCGAACTCAAGGCCGACGGCAGCTACGCCCTCAGCGAGAGCTACCAGGGCAAGAAGGACGGCAACTTCAAGGGCGACGGCACCTGGACCGCGGAAGAGAACGGCAAGCGCGTGCGCCTGGACCCGAACAGCAAGAGCGACGACGACCGTCTGTTCGAAATCGCGTCCAAGGACGAGATACGCATGCTCGACACCGAGGGCAAGCCGATCGAGTCGCAGCTCAACTACAGCCTCAAGCGCGCGCCGTAA
- the greB gene encoding transcription elongation factor GreB, producing the protein MGRWRPPAEHSTALITREGHARLKHELDELWRVRRPEVVKALAAAAAEGDRSENAEYTYRKKQLAEIDRRVRYLSKRLPLLRVIESTPSDPQSVFFGAWVEVEDVASGELARYRIVGPDETDARLGHISIDSPLARAMLKRRVDDEFEAVLPAGPARFAIVEVSYAPPAG; encoded by the coding sequence ATGGGCCGTTGGCGCCCGCCCGCCGAACACAGCACCGCGCTGATCACCCGCGAGGGCCACGCGCGCCTGAAACATGAGCTCGACGAACTGTGGCGGGTGCGCCGCCCCGAGGTGGTCAAGGCGCTGGCCGCCGCCGCTGCCGAGGGCGACCGCTCCGAGAACGCGGAATACACCTACCGCAAGAAGCAGTTGGCCGAGATCGACCGGCGCGTGCGCTACCTGAGCAAGCGCCTGCCGCTGTTGCGGGTGATCGAATCCACGCCGAGCGATCCGCAATCGGTGTTCTTCGGCGCCTGGGTCGAGGTCGAGGACGTCGCCAGCGGCGAGCTGGCGCGCTACCGCATCGTCGGGCCGGACGAGACCGATGCCAGGCTCGGCCATATCAGCATCGATTCGCCCCTGGCGCGGGCCATGCTCAAGCGTCGCGTCGACGACGAGTTCGAGGCGGTGCTGCCGGCGGGGCCGGCGCGTTTCGCCATCGTCGAGGTCTCGTACGCCCCGCCTGCCGGCTGA
- a CDS encoding helix-turn-helix domain-containing protein — MNDSRPVGELLRQWRQRRRLTQFDLAEMAEISTRHVSFIETGRSLPSRAMLLRLADRLDVPLRERNALMTAAGLAPMYAERPLDHPAMREAYAAVELVLYAHEPHPALAVDRHWNLIQHNRALAPMLAGVADHLLARPANVLRAALHPEGMAPDILNFGEWRAHILHRLRHQIETSGDPVLEALYAELQAYPPPPGHDSAEYDPAELTGAAHVAVPCRMRTPFGELSFISTTTVFGTPMDVTLAELAIESFFPADAATAKAMREFGASLVASS, encoded by the coding sequence ATGAACGACTCGCGCCCCGTGGGCGAGCTGCTGCGCCAATGGCGCCAGCGCCGCCGCCTGACCCAATTCGATCTGGCCGAGATGGCCGAGATCTCCACCCGCCACGTCAGCTTCATCGAGACCGGGCGCTCGCTGCCGAGCCGGGCCATGCTGCTGCGCCTGGCCGACCGCCTGGACGTGCCGCTGCGCGAGCGCAATGCCTTGATGACCGCGGCCGGACTGGCGCCGATGTACGCCGAACGCCCGCTCGACCATCCGGCGATGCGCGAGGCCTACGCCGCGGTCGAACTGGTGTTGTACGCGCACGAACCGCACCCGGCGCTGGCGGTGGACCGGCACTGGAACCTGATCCAGCACAACCGCGCGCTGGCCCCGATGCTGGCCGGCGTCGCCGACCACCTGCTCGCGCGCCCGGCCAACGTGCTGCGCGCGGCGCTGCACCCCGAAGGCATGGCGCCGGACATCCTCAACTTCGGCGAATGGCGCGCGCACATCCTGCACCGGCTGCGCCACCAGATCGAAACCAGCGGCGACCCGGTGCTGGAAGCGCTGTACGCCGAACTGCAGGCGTATCCGCCGCCGCCCGGCCACGATTCCGCCGAGTACGACCCGGCCGAACTCACCGGCGCCGCCCACGTCGCGGTGCCGTGCCGCATGCGCACGCCGTTCGGCGAACTGTCCTTCATCAGCACCACCACGGTGTTCGGCACGCCGATGGACGTGACCCTGGCGGAACTGGCGATCGAATCGTTCTTTCCGGCCGATGCGGCCACCGCGAAGGCGATGCGCGAGTTCGGCGCGAGCCTGGTGGCGTCTTCGTAG
- a CDS encoding ArsR/SmtB family transcription factor, giving the protein MVEHDSQRLDAVFQALADPTRRAMLRQLADGERKVGELAEPYAMTLAAASKHIKALERAGLVRREVRGRIHVCRLDAQPLYGGFEWLRHYERFWNQRLDDLEALLRAEDDASRRAPAPAAPTSAASAEPPRPSRRKPRP; this is encoded by the coding sequence ATGGTTGAACATGACTCCCAACGGCTCGACGCCGTCTTCCAGGCCCTCGCCGACCCCACCCGCCGGGCGATGCTGCGCCAGCTCGCCGACGGCGAACGCAAGGTCGGCGAACTCGCCGAGCCCTACGCCATGACCCTCGCCGCCGCCTCCAAGCACATCAAGGCGCTGGAACGCGCCGGGCTGGTGCGGCGCGAGGTGCGCGGGCGCATCCACGTCTGCCGCCTCGACGCGCAGCCGCTGTACGGCGGCTTCGAGTGGCTGCGCCATTACGAACGCTTCTGGAACCAGCGCCTGGACGACCTGGAAGCGCTGCTGCGCGCCGAAGACGACGCCAGCCGCCGTGCACCCGCGCCGGCAGCGCCGACATCCGCCGCGTCCGCCGAACCGCCCCGCCCATCGCGGCGCAAGCCGCGTCCCTGA
- a CDS encoding SRPBCC family protein — protein sequence MNLPANDAYGVLTAADSVRIERVLPGPIERVWAYLTESDKRRHWLAAGEMDLRVGGAVELNFDNARLTRNDDPPPAKYASDCVNTLRGRITAIEPPRLLRYTWNEDAGSKSEVSFELSEQGEQVRLVVHHRHLSNRSGLVSVSGGWHAHLGLLIDVLSQREPEGFWRSHSRLDAEYERRIPQA from the coding sequence ATGAACCTGCCCGCCAACGACGCCTACGGCGTCCTCACCGCCGCCGATTCCGTCCGCATCGAACGCGTCCTGCCCGGCCCGATCGAGCGCGTCTGGGCCTATCTCACCGAATCCGACAAGCGCCGGCACTGGCTCGCCGCCGGCGAGATGGACCTGCGCGTCGGCGGCGCGGTCGAGCTGAACTTCGACAACGCCCGCCTCACCCGCAACGACGATCCGCCGCCGGCCAAGTACGCCAGCGACTGCGTCAACACCTTGCGCGGCCGCATCACCGCGATCGAGCCGCCGCGCCTGCTGCGCTACACCTGGAACGAAGACGCCGGCAGCAAATCCGAGGTGAGCTTCGAACTGAGCGAGCAAGGCGAACAGGTGCGGCTGGTCGTGCACCACCGCCACCTGTCCAACCGCAGCGGCCTGGTCAGCGTCAGCGGCGGCTGGCACGCGCACCTGGGCCTGCTGATCGACGTGCTGTCGCAGCGCGAACCCGAAGGTTTCTGGCGCAGCCACAGCCGCCTGGACGCGGAGTACGAGCGGCGCATCCCGCAGGCCTGA
- a CDS encoding FKBP-type peptidyl-prolyl cis-trans isomerase, whose protein sequence is MLAGCQRPAEQEQAAAAPKVMHGRIAQFEMIDQRVGTGAVAQPGQEAIVQYTGWFYDETAPNKRGSKFDSSYDRNGRPFSFLLGAGRVIRGWDDGVAGMRVGGKRVLMVPPDLAYGKDGAGGGAIPPDASLVFEVELLGLEAR, encoded by the coding sequence ATGCTGGCCGGCTGCCAGCGCCCGGCCGAGCAGGAGCAGGCCGCGGCCGCGCCGAAGGTGATGCACGGCCGCATCGCCCAGTTCGAAATGATCGACCAGCGCGTCGGCACCGGCGCGGTCGCGCAGCCGGGCCAGGAAGCGATCGTGCAGTACACCGGCTGGTTCTACGACGAGACCGCGCCGAACAAGCGCGGCAGCAAGTTCGACAGTTCCTACGACCGCAACGGCCGGCCTTTCAGTTTCCTGCTCGGCGCGGGCCGGGTGATCCGCGGCTGGGACGACGGCGTCGCCGGCATGCGCGTGGGCGGCAAGCGGGTGCTGATGGTTCCGCCGGACCTGGCCTACGGCAAGGACGGCGCCGGCGGCGGCGCGATCCCGCCGGACGCCTCGCTCGTGTTCGAAGTGGAACTGCTCGGCCTGGAAGCGCGCTGA
- a CDS encoding LLM class flavin-dependent oxidoreductase: protein MLPYSVLDLAPVCQGSDTRQAFANSLDLARHAEALGYTRYWLAEHHNMPGIASAATAVLIGHIAGGTSRIRVGAGGIMLPNHAPLQVAEQFGTLASLYPGRIDLGLGRAPGTDHATARALRRYYDGADSFPQDVAELLHYFEPAQPQQAVRAVPGAGLDVPVWLLGSSLFSARLSAAMGLPFAFASHFAPDAMDEALTLYRRDFQPSARLQAPHAMLALNVVAAADSAQARRLFTTQQQAFVNLRRGRPGLIPPPIDDIESFWTPLEKAGVAQALACAVVGDPGEVAEGIAAFVARHRPDELMVTANIFEHAARLRSFELAAQALESLR, encoded by the coding sequence ATGCTGCCGTATTCCGTCCTCGATCTCGCGCCCGTCTGCCAGGGCAGCGACACCCGCCAGGCCTTCGCCAACAGCCTCGACCTCGCCCGCCACGCCGAAGCGCTGGGCTACACCCGCTACTGGCTGGCCGAACACCACAACATGCCCGGCATCGCCAGCGCCGCGACCGCGGTGCTGATCGGACATATCGCCGGCGGCACGTCCCGCATCCGCGTCGGCGCCGGCGGGATCATGCTGCCCAACCACGCGCCGCTGCAGGTGGCCGAGCAGTTCGGCACGCTGGCCTCGCTGTATCCCGGCCGCATCGATCTCGGCCTGGGCCGCGCGCCCGGCACCGATCACGCCACCGCGCGCGCGCTGCGCCGCTACTACGACGGCGCCGACAGCTTCCCGCAGGACGTGGCCGAGCTGCTGCATTACTTCGAACCGGCGCAGCCGCAGCAGGCGGTGCGCGCGGTGCCCGGCGCCGGGCTGGACGTGCCGGTATGGCTGCTGGGATCGAGCCTGTTCAGCGCGCGCCTGTCGGCGGCGATGGGCCTGCCGTTCGCGTTCGCCTCGCATTTCGCCCCGGACGCGATGGACGAGGCGCTGACCCTCTACCGCCGCGACTTCCAGCCGTCCGCACGGCTGCAGGCGCCGCACGCGATGCTGGCCTTGAACGTGGTCGCCGCGGCGGATAGCGCGCAGGCCCGGCGCCTGTTCACCACCCAGCAGCAGGCCTTCGTCAACCTGCGCCGCGGCCGGCCGGGGCTGATCCCGCCGCCGATCGACGACATCGAAAGCTTCTGGACGCCGTTGGAGAAAGCCGGCGTGGCCCAGGCCCTGGCCTGCGCGGTGGTCGGCGATCCGGGCGAAGTCGCCGAGGGCATCGCCGCCTTCGTCGCCCGCCACCGGCCGGACGAATTGATGGTGACGGCGAACATCTTCGAGCACGCCGCGCGGCTGCGCTCGTTCGAACTGGCGGCGCAGGCGCTCGAGTCGCTGCGCTGA